From the genome of Fusobacterium varium, one region includes:
- the csoR gene encoding Copper-sensitive operon repressor produces MSSIQKKLEARINRIEGQIRGIGKMLINKIGCDDVLNQISSVKSALNGVSKLILESHIRNCVVNDIKAGAEDEIISELVQTLNKMIDKTSKKIKEDLPEMIKKIEMQVGKIKDLVEEEHCNEVLNEISLVKGELDGVSKLVLESHIKNCIVRDIKSGNEDKVITELLYTLNKMIK; encoded by the coding sequence ATGTCCAGCATTCAAAAAAAATTAGAAGCCAGAATAAATAGGATAGAAGGGCAGATAAGAGGAATAGGGAAAATGCTGATAAATAAAATCGGGTGTGATGATGTTCTTAACCAAATATCATCTGTAAAATCTGCTTTAAATGGAGTGTCAAAATTGATACTTGAATCTCATATAAGAAACTGTGTAGTTAACGATATAAAAGCAGGGGCTGAAGATGAAATAATTTCTGAACTTGTGCAGACATTAAATAAAATGATTGATAAAACAAGTAAGAAAATAAAAGAAGATTTACCTGAAATGATAAAAAAAATAGAAATGCAGGTAGGGAAAATAAAAGATCTTGTAGAAGAGGAACATTGTAATGAAGTTCTTAATGAAATATCTTTGGTAAAAGGAGAACTTGATGGTGTATCAAAATTGGTACTTGAATCACATATTAAAAATTGTATAGTGAGAGATATAAAATCAGGAAATGAAGATAAAGTAATAACAGAACTTTTATATACTCTAAATAAAATGATTAAGTAG